One Agelaius phoeniceus isolate bAgePho1 chromosome 6, bAgePho1.hap1, whole genome shotgun sequence DNA window includes the following coding sequences:
- the EHF gene encoding ETS homologous factor isoform X2: MILEGAGRMSINSSSNLLHQQPSWTDGYSTCNVSSSFYGTQWHEIHPQYWTKFQVWEWLQHLLDTNQLDANCIPFQEFDINGEHLCSMSLQEFTQAAGTAGQLLYSNLQHLKWNGQCGSDMYQSHNVIVKTEQTDPSLMVSWKEENYLYDSGYGSTVDSSDAKKSQDHTPKSHTKKHNPRGTHLWEFIRDILLNPEKNPGLIKWEDRSEGVFRFLKSEAVAQLWGKKKNNSSMTYEKLSRAMRYYYKREILERVDGRRLVYKFGKNARGWRENEN, from the exons ATGATTTTGGAAGGAGCTGGCAGGATGAGTATCAATTCCAGCAGCAATCTACTCCACCAGCAGCCTTCCTGGACAGACGGATATTCCACATGCAATG tatCCAGTAGCTTCTATGGAACCCAGTGGCACGAAATACACCCACAGTACTGGACTAAGTTTCAAGTCTgggagtggctgcagcaccTCCTTGATACCAACCAGCTGGATGCCAACTGCATACCTTTCCAGGAGTTTGATATCAATGGGGAACATCTGTGTAGTATGAGCCTGCAGGAATTCACTCaggcagctgggacagcaggacaACTGCTTTACAGCAACCTCCAGCACCTAAAATGGAATG GTCAGTGTGGAAGTGACATGTACCAATCTCATAATGTCATTGTGAAGACAGAGCAAACAG ATCCATCATTAATGGTGTCCTGGAAAGAAGAGAATTATCTTTATGACAGTGGCTATGGTAGCACAGTAG acTCTTCAGATGCAAAAAAATCGCAAGATCATACCCCAAAGTCCCACACCAAGAAGCACA aCCCTCGAGGAACTCATCTTTGGGAATTTATCCGAGATATTCTTCTCAATCCTGAGAAAAACCCAGGATTAATCAAGTGGGAAGACCGGTCAGAAGGTGtcttcagatttttaaaatctgaagctgtggctcagctgtggggaaagaagaaaaacaacagcagcatGACTTACGAGAAACTCAGCCGGGCTATGAG atACTATTACAAAAGAGAAATCCTTGAGCGTGTGGATGGTCGGAGATTAGTATATAAATTTGGAAAGAATGCTCGTGGttggagagaaaatgaaaattaa
- the EHF gene encoding ETS homologous factor isoform X1, protein MILEGAGRMSINSSSNLLHQQPSWTDGYSTCNVSSSFYGTQWHEIHPQYWTKFQVWEWLQHLLDTNQLDANCIPFQEFDINGEHLCSMSLQEFTQAAGTAGQLLYSNLQHLKWNGQCGSDMYQSHNVIVKTEQTDPSLMVSWKEENYLYDSGYGSTVDLLDSKTFCRAQISMMTPSHQSSDSSDAKKSQDHTPKSHTKKHNPRGTHLWEFIRDILLNPEKNPGLIKWEDRSEGVFRFLKSEAVAQLWGKKKNNSSMTYEKLSRAMRYYYKREILERVDGRRLVYKFGKNARGWRENEN, encoded by the exons ATGATTTTGGAAGGAGCTGGCAGGATGAGTATCAATTCCAGCAGCAATCTACTCCACCAGCAGCCTTCCTGGACAGACGGATATTCCACATGCAATG tatCCAGTAGCTTCTATGGAACCCAGTGGCACGAAATACACCCACAGTACTGGACTAAGTTTCAAGTCTgggagtggctgcagcaccTCCTTGATACCAACCAGCTGGATGCCAACTGCATACCTTTCCAGGAGTTTGATATCAATGGGGAACATCTGTGTAGTATGAGCCTGCAGGAATTCACTCaggcagctgggacagcaggacaACTGCTTTACAGCAACCTCCAGCACCTAAAATGGAATG GTCAGTGTGGAAGTGACATGTACCAATCTCATAATGTCATTGTGAAGACAGAGCAAACAG ATCCATCATTAATGGTGTCCTGGAAAGAAGAGAATTATCTTTATGACAGTGGCTATGGTAGCACAGTAG ACTTATTGGACAGTAAAACATTCTGTCGTGCTCAGATTTCCATGATGACACCTAGTCACCAATCTTCTG acTCTTCAGATGCAAAAAAATCGCAAGATCATACCCCAAAGTCCCACACCAAGAAGCACA aCCCTCGAGGAACTCATCTTTGGGAATTTATCCGAGATATTCTTCTCAATCCTGAGAAAAACCCAGGATTAATCAAGTGGGAAGACCGGTCAGAAGGTGtcttcagatttttaaaatctgaagctgtggctcagctgtggggaaagaagaaaaacaacagcagcatGACTTACGAGAAACTCAGCCGGGCTATGAG atACTATTACAAAAGAGAAATCCTTGAGCGTGTGGATGGTCGGAGATTAGTATATAAATTTGGAAAGAATGCTCGTGGttggagagaaaatgaaaattaa